A genomic region of Gimesia chilikensis contains the following coding sequences:
- a CDS encoding GxxExxY protein, protein MNQIIYKEECFAIQGAVFEVYREVGCGFLEAVYQECLERELKQRGIPFVAKPVLRLSYKGVPLKQTYQPDLVCYDSIILELKAVKSLTPEHEAQIFNYQKAASMRLGLLINFGSYPKATVQRLIL, encoded by the coding sequence ATGAATCAGATTATTTATAAGGAAGAATGCTTCGCGATTCAGGGTGCTGTCTTCGAGGTTTATCGGGAGGTTGGTTGCGGATTTCTGGAAGCGGTTTATCAGGAGTGTCTGGAGCGCGAATTGAAACAGCGAGGGATTCCGTTTGTGGCGAAGCCGGTGTTGCGGTTGAGTTATAAAGGGGTACCACTTAAACAGACATATCAGCCAGATCTGGTCTGTTACGATTCGATCATTCTGGAACTGAAGGCAGTGAAGTCACTGACACCAGAACATGAGGCACAGATATTTAATTATCAAAAAGCAGCATCTATGAGACTGGGGTTATTGATCAATTTCGGGAGCTATCCCAAAGCGACTGTACAACGCTTAATTTTGTGA